One genomic window of Eggerthella timonensis includes the following:
- a CDS encoding ABC transporter permease, with protein sequence MFNVFKGALLTLTREKSVFIWSLAFPLILSTMFVFMFANLDDAGQFEPIPTVVVDENLDAAPGFSEMIDTLSEPGDDQMLDVVRVNTEQEARDLMSGNEAAGAGYFNVASDGAAGYFTVDADGEPTVHVKAGVTPDSLDSAYQSILKTIGDAYVRNAALIEDVAATNPAALADTAALEKLLDTGDLTEKIDVTQNPPKESVRYFFALLGMAALFGGQIGMIAICRTQPNLSPLGARRAVAALSRAKTLTATLAASWVLTFVCIIIAFAYIRFVAGVDFGGRDAMCVAVIAAAALVATAFGTLLGSLPKVDEGVKGGLLSGIVCFASLFAGLYGSPTMKLADTITATAPAVQLVNPAVQISQAFYSIMYYDTYQRTIEHILILLAMAAVLFAASALFIRRQRYASL encoded by the coding sequence ATGTTCAATGTTTTCAAAGGTGCCCTGCTCACGCTGACGCGCGAAAAGAGCGTGTTCATCTGGTCGCTGGCGTTTCCCCTGATCCTGTCCACCATGTTCGTGTTCATGTTCGCGAACCTGGACGATGCGGGGCAGTTCGAGCCCATCCCCACCGTGGTGGTCGACGAGAATCTCGACGCCGCTCCCGGGTTCTCCGAGATGATAGACACGCTGTCCGAGCCGGGCGACGACCAGATGCTCGACGTGGTGCGCGTGAACACCGAGCAGGAGGCGCGCGACCTCATGAGCGGCAACGAGGCTGCGGGCGCCGGGTACTTCAACGTCGCGTCGGACGGCGCCGCCGGGTACTTCACCGTGGACGCCGACGGCGAGCCCACCGTGCATGTGAAAGCCGGCGTCACGCCCGACTCGCTCGACAGCGCCTACCAGTCCATCCTGAAGACCATCGGGGACGCGTACGTGCGCAACGCGGCGCTCATCGAAGACGTCGCCGCCACGAACCCCGCCGCGCTGGCCGATACGGCGGCGCTGGAGAAGCTGCTCGATACCGGCGACCTCACCGAGAAGATCGATGTCACGCAGAACCCGCCCAAGGAATCGGTGCGCTACTTCTTCGCGCTGTTGGGCATGGCGGCGCTGTTCGGCGGGCAGATCGGCATGATCGCCATCTGCCGCACGCAGCCGAACCTGAGCCCGCTGGGCGCGCGGCGCGCCGTGGCCGCGCTGAGCCGCGCGAAGACGCTCACGGCCACGCTGGCCGCGAGCTGGGTGCTCACGTTCGTATGCATCATCATTGCGTTCGCGTACATCCGCTTCGTCGCCGGCGTCGACTTCGGCGGGCGCGATGCGATGTGCGTCGCGGTGATCGCGGCGGCGGCCCTCGTGGCGACGGCGTTCGGCACGCTGCTGGGTTCGCTGCCGAAGGTGGACGAGGGCGTGAAAGGCGGCCTTTTGTCGGGCATCGTGTGCTTCGCATCGCTGTTCGCCGGATTGTACGGCTCCCCCACGATGAAGCTGGCCGACACCATCACCGCCACTGCGCCGGCGGTGCAGCTGGTCAACCCCGCAGTGCAGATCTCCCAGGCGTTCTACAGCATCATGTACTACGACACCTACCAGCGCACGATCGAGCACATCTTGATCCTGCTGGCCATGGCTGCGGTGCTGTTCGCCGCATCGGCTTTGTTCATTAGGAGGCAGCGCTATGCAAGTCTTTAA
- a CDS encoding ABC transporter ATP-binding protein, with the protein MDIVAVDNLVKRYNEVLALDHFSLHIEPGEIFGLLGPNGSGKTTAINCILQLLTYDKGTIELFGQAMRPSSYDLKRRIGIVPQNVAVFEELNVRENIDYFCALYVNDRAKRRDLVDEAIAFVGLEDYVKFRPRKLSGGLLRRLNIACGIAHKPELIFFDEPTVAVDPQSRNAILEGIQKMNSQGSTVVYTSHYMEEVEEICTRIMIMDHGQALATGTNAELKAMIGTGEKIQIDAPELNEIALAHLDELPHVTRALYREGTLELACQNGTHNLSDVLAVLQKDGVQFGRIYAEPPTLNDVFLEITGTELRD; encoded by the coding sequence ATGGACATCGTAGCCGTCGACAATTTGGTCAAGCGCTACAACGAGGTGCTCGCGCTCGATCACTTCAGCCTGCACATCGAGCCGGGCGAGATATTCGGCCTTTTGGGCCCGAACGGGTCGGGCAAGACCACCGCCATCAACTGCATCCTGCAGCTGCTGACCTACGACAAGGGCACCATCGAGCTGTTCGGCCAGGCCATGCGCCCGTCGAGCTACGATCTGAAACGCCGGATCGGCATCGTGCCCCAGAACGTGGCCGTGTTCGAGGAGCTGAACGTGCGCGAGAACATCGACTACTTCTGCGCGCTGTACGTGAACGATCGGGCAAAACGCCGCGACCTCGTGGACGAGGCCATCGCGTTCGTCGGGCTGGAGGACTACGTGAAGTTCCGCCCCCGCAAGCTGTCGGGAGGCCTGCTGCGACGCCTGAACATCGCGTGCGGCATCGCGCACAAGCCTGAACTCATCTTCTTCGACGAGCCCACCGTGGCCGTCGACCCGCAAAGCCGCAACGCCATCCTCGAGGGCATCCAGAAGATGAACAGCCAGGGCTCCACCGTGGTGTACACGAGCCACTACATGGAGGAGGTGGAGGAGATCTGCACGCGCATCATGATCATGGACCACGGGCAGGCGCTGGCCACCGGCACGAACGCCGAGCTCAAAGCGATGATCGGCACGGGCGAGAAGATCCAGATCGACGCGCCCGAGCTCAACGAAATCGCCTTGGCGCACCTCGACGAGCTGCCGCACGTCACGCGTGCGCTGTATCGCGAAGGCACGCTGGAGCTGGCCTGCCAAAACGGCACGCACAACCTGAGCGATGTGCTGGCGGTGCTGCAGAAAGACGGCGTGCAGTTCGGACGCATCTACGCCGAGCCGCCCACGTTGAACGACGTGTTCCTGGAGATCACCGGCACCGAGCTGCGCGATTAG
- a CDS encoding sensor histidine kinase — protein MDRVIDEIILVALCLLLLPFTMFAGAHVAALLCAIVVVCCFDVYPHARLRYAAAGAFLLTTLLVPEFVVLLPAVAYVLSAERFWPVRFSWTVPLAFALRTQDFLLVAAVAVMSVAACLMAWRTARMGEERERYRVLRDESQEASLSLANKNRELIAAQDYEVRLATLSERSRIAREIHDNVGHLLTRSVLQVEALQVVHADDERVRGELASVGATLHEAMDTVRKSVHDLHDDAFDLRARLDGVIGACGLDGVRLVYDVRDVPLPVAYGLVAVVREALSNVAKHSDATRVDVSVIEYPALYQLVVQDDGSRGGEVRPAASGDAPAHAGIGLQTMEERVSSLGGRLRTGYRKGFRVFATIPKESSKERV, from the coding sequence ATGGATCGGGTTATCGACGAAATCATCCTCGTCGCGCTGTGCTTGCTGCTGCTGCCGTTTACGATGTTCGCCGGCGCGCACGTTGCGGCGCTGCTGTGCGCCATCGTGGTGGTGTGCTGCTTCGACGTGTATCCGCACGCGCGCCTACGCTACGCGGCGGCGGGCGCGTTTCTGCTGACGACCTTGCTCGTGCCGGAATTCGTCGTGCTCCTGCCTGCGGTCGCGTACGTGCTGTCCGCCGAGCGGTTCTGGCCCGTTAGGTTCAGCTGGACCGTGCCGCTCGCCTTCGCGCTGCGAACCCAGGACTTCCTGCTCGTGGCCGCCGTGGCCGTGATGAGCGTCGCGGCCTGCCTCATGGCGTGGCGCACCGCGCGCATGGGCGAGGAGCGTGAGCGCTACCGGGTGCTGCGCGACGAGTCGCAGGAGGCATCGCTGTCGCTGGCGAACAAGAACCGCGAGCTCATAGCCGCACAGGACTACGAGGTGCGCCTGGCCACCTTGTCCGAGCGCAGCCGTATCGCCCGCGAGATCCACGACAACGTAGGCCATCTGCTCACGCGCTCGGTGCTGCAGGTGGAGGCGCTGCAGGTGGTGCATGCCGACGACGAGCGCGTGCGCGGCGAGCTGGCTTCGGTGGGCGCGACCCTGCACGAGGCCATGGACACCGTGCGCAAAAGCGTGCACGACCTGCACGACGACGCGTTCGACCTGCGTGCGCGACTCGACGGCGTCATCGGAGCCTGCGGCCTCGACGGCGTGCGCCTCGTGTACGATGTGCGCGACGTGCCGCTGCCCGTGGCGTACGGCCTGGTGGCCGTCGTGCGCGAGGCGTTGTCGAACGTGGCGAAGCACAGCGACGCCACGCGCGTCGACGTGTCGGTGATCGAGTACCCGGCGCTCTATCAGCTCGTGGTGCAGGACGACGGCTCTCGTGGCGGCGAGGTGCGCCCTGCGGCGTCGGGCGACGCGCCTGCGCACGCCGGCATCGGCCTGCAGACGATGGAGGAGCGCGTGAGCTCGTTGGGCGGCCGGCTGCGCACCGGCTATCGCAAGGGCTTCCGCGTGTTCGCCACCATACCGAAGGAATCATCGAAGGAGAGGGTATGA
- a CDS encoding response regulator transcription factor produces the protein MIRTLIVDDDPFVRMSLQTILEAQDDVEVCALGGDGSEAVELFERERPDVLLMDIQMPGTGGLDAAERILGEHPDARIVFLTTFSDDEYIVRALRLGAKGYLIKQEVATIAPALRTVMAGQSVLGSEVLDRMDALMRGGTPPTKTAGASGGDLHDDLTEREAAIVDLVAEGFDNKEIAATLYLSEGTVRNHISAILQKLDLKNRTQLVVRYYRDR, from the coding sequence ATGATCAGGACGCTTATCGTCGACGACGACCCGTTCGTGCGGATGTCGCTGCAAACCATCCTCGAGGCGCAGGACGACGTGGAAGTGTGCGCGCTCGGCGGCGACGGGAGCGAGGCGGTGGAGCTGTTCGAGCGGGAGCGCCCCGACGTGCTGCTCATGGACATCCAAATGCCCGGGACGGGCGGGCTCGACGCCGCCGAGCGCATCCTCGGCGAGCACCCGGATGCGCGCATCGTGTTCCTCACGACGTTCTCCGACGACGAGTACATCGTGCGCGCCCTGCGCCTGGGGGCGAAAGGCTACCTCATCAAGCAGGAAGTCGCCACCATCGCGCCGGCGTTGCGCACGGTCATGGCCGGCCAGAGCGTGCTCGGCAGCGAGGTTCTCGATCGCATGGACGCGCTCATGCGCGGCGGCACCCCGCCGACGAAGACCGCCGGCGCGTCGGGCGGCGATTTGCACGACGATCTCACCGAGCGGGAGGCCGCCATCGTTGATCTGGTTGCCGAGGGGTTCGACAACAAGGAGATCGCGGCCACGCTGTACCTGAGCGAGGGAACCGTGCGCAACCACATCAGCGCCATCCTCCAAAAACTCGACCTGAAGAACCGTACCCAGCTCGTCGTCCGCTACTACCGCGACCGCTAA
- a CDS encoding response regulator transcription factor produces the protein MAETRNPSVLGPIRLIVASSTRRRALAAFVILYAWEYLAFFSSALTKGSPVLSPSLPEQCWCAAGLALAVSATGLLVRRRSRPLRFSRRVYLLAAVLMGACCLGIWMMHTYNVLPDVLPFACSALIGLLLPLMYLYRIDHFPELETSFLGTFFGLVSVFSLLVYLVFIMLPTGCAVAFCTVAPLAFALMSSDLPDLERRPAGAERSAPSKLIEHDAPFSVKPMLLNYASAFIFIVWLNFAFFRVIAAPWDFESRSWYSPSVFVTTLLVTLTLFLIIRKTATRTHQRGQARFAIVVFAVSYLILYVRFYSPLLATIAFSFCFACMIALEALAWSFWYQAVKQDRRFASVPLLIYLMAKGAGIFAGVMLGEQSCLITNGVIPVTAPLFFLVVLFACGMAIKLEDFDKLFIGGDARPLQGYETDFGRLVIADAIESAAEGPTASAADSIASAMTAESAADALAERFALSPRETDVARLLLAGRNRPYIKDALFISAGTVNSHISSIYRKTEVNSQQDLISLAEAIGGEAHPRTDA, from the coding sequence ATGGCTGAAACGCGGAATCCATCCGTGCTGGGACCGATCAGGCTCATCGTCGCCTCAAGCACGCGACGACGCGCTTTGGCCGCGTTCGTCATCCTGTACGCATGGGAATACCTCGCGTTCTTTTCGAGCGCGTTGACCAAAGGGTCGCCCGTGCTGAGCCCGAGTCTTCCCGAGCAATGCTGGTGCGCTGCCGGGCTGGCGCTTGCGGTGAGCGCTACGGGCCTGCTCGTCAGACGACGCTCGAGGCCCTTGCGCTTTTCTCGCAGGGTCTACCTGCTCGCCGCCGTTCTGATGGGTGCCTGCTGCCTCGGCATCTGGATGATGCACACGTACAACGTGCTGCCCGACGTGCTGCCCTTCGCCTGCTCGGCCCTCATCGGCCTGCTTCTCCCGTTGATGTACCTCTACCGGATCGACCACTTCCCCGAGCTCGAAACCTCGTTTCTCGGCACCTTCTTCGGCTTGGTGTCGGTGTTCTCGCTGCTGGTGTATCTCGTGTTCATCATGCTTCCCACCGGGTGCGCCGTGGCGTTCTGCACGGTGGCTCCGCTGGCGTTCGCGCTGATGAGCTCCGACCTGCCCGACCTCGAGCGCCGCCCTGCCGGCGCCGAGCGCAGCGCTCCCTCGAAGCTGATCGAGCACGATGCGCCTTTCTCGGTGAAGCCGATGCTGTTGAACTACGCAAGCGCCTTCATCTTCATCGTCTGGCTGAACTTCGCCTTCTTCCGCGTGATAGCCGCTCCGTGGGATTTCGAGTCGCGCTCGTGGTACTCGCCTTCGGTCTTCGTCACCACGTTGCTGGTGACGCTCACGCTGTTTCTGATCATTCGCAAAACCGCGACCCGCACGCATCAACGGGGGCAGGCCCGCTTCGCCATCGTCGTGTTCGCCGTGAGCTATCTCATCCTGTACGTGCGGTTCTACAGCCCGCTGCTCGCGACCATCGCGTTCTCGTTCTGCTTCGCCTGCATGATCGCCCTCGAAGCGCTGGCCTGGAGCTTTTGGTATCAAGCCGTCAAGCAGGACCGGCGCTTCGCTTCGGTGCCCCTGCTGATCTACCTCATGGCGAAGGGGGCGGGCATTTTCGCTGGCGTGATGTTAGGCGAGCAGTCGTGCCTGATCACCAATGGGGTTATACCGGTCACGGCCCCCCTGTTCTTCCTCGTGGTGCTGTTCGCATGCGGCATGGCCATCAAGTTGGAGGACTTCGACAAGCTGTTCATCGGGGGCGACGCGCGGCCGCTGCAAGGATACGAGACCGACTTCGGAAGGCTCGTCATCGCCGACGCGATCGAGTCCGCCGCCGAGGGTCCGACCGCCTCGGCGGCGGACTCGATCGCGTCGGCGATGACCGCCGAGAGCGCCGCGGATGCGCTTGCCGAACGCTTCGCGCTCTCCCCGCGCGAAACCGATGTCGCGCGCCTGCTGCTTGCCGGGCGCAACCGGCCGTACATCAAGGATGCGCTGTTCATCTCGGCGGGAACGGTGAACTCGCACATCTCGAGCATCTACCGCAAGACCGAGGTGAACTCGCAGCAGGACCTCATCTCGCTGGCCGAGGCCATCGGCGGCGAGGCGCATCCGCGGACGGACGCTTAG
- a CDS encoding molybdopterin dinucleotide binding domain-containing protein — MGTMDMSRRRFAQLSGLVGASALVGIGLPDDAEALEAAPVDPEFPVSGRGRKLEATYDPDTDQIKVNDEVIVRYSNCVGCYAMCGVRLKLDRESREILAQGGNPYNPCNAYPVLPFDEPLTEAYRTMTQSPSKQTGAATCCGRSLGALDVYLNAHRITMPLKRAGKRGEGKWQPIGWDQLIEEVVEGGKLFKDIGEDREIEGFRAVRDFDTPLVPDAPEFGSKANGLIYCGGRTDGRGQTSTRFISMYGSSNKYSHHSSCYGAKGVYPYQSGDGDDLGIDAEFNEYAIWMGTFPGANGGSVMSDLKRVASTIENKQATIVVFDPNLGNGVVTPAQDNAVWYPIKPATNSALTMGMIRWIIDNKKYNEDFMCAPNLPQAVKLGFNACTNATHLVIVDEAHPNYRRMMHPEDAGLEPSEKENAFEDQYVCIDAATKQPAVSLDSDKGLMEWEGEVNGVKVRTAYLFLKDSANEHTIEEYSQACDVPVEVIEEVASEFVAHGTKSSVNGAGGVTSANGTDATSCFSTLAGLTGALCMKGSLIATFVGVVGPGNGDRYLLSKAEGMPTDKPDARVDRTGFAWEDTSEYKRRVAAGEQDPKPLLPWYPGGVGTSDNQMVLSLANGYPHKAKILLTWQCNPIKATPGAMRDEVMAAFKDPDIIPLAICSDVVEGTFAHMADYIVPDTMYREHFGISQHAAWWGHKGNFLQWPMVEPRSMKLDDGRHASFDAFLCDVGRKLGLPGYGDEGLLSATGEKLPFNDACDYYVKALANVAYEDGVIDDLSQEEIEMQALDTLPDAWKKAVTAEEWPKVQRLLSRGCRTWPEADTFDDEGRQTYAGAYMVNFYSEERGSVKNHYTGKHYEGALGWHAEVFSDGTPIEDVYSREEYPFAAASHKPYFRCVTMLSDSALLRELSPHNYLEINIEDARELGIQDGDTVQAVNPSGDVMEGIAMVRGGTARGTIGISFGYTQDAYGSTDLTIGDETIPGNPDIDAGVQLCQMLDPQVGEGGIFAFSDPEASTPGRNGGMFKLVVPTA, encoded by the coding sequence ATGGGAACCATGGATATGTCGAGAAGGCGATTCGCCCAGCTGTCCGGGCTCGTCGGCGCGTCGGCGCTGGTGGGGATCGGGCTGCCGGACGATGCCGAGGCGCTCGAGGCGGCGCCGGTTGATCCGGAATTCCCGGTTTCGGGCCGCGGTCGCAAATTGGAGGCGACGTACGATCCGGACACCGACCAGATCAAGGTGAACGACGAGGTCATCGTGCGTTACAGCAACTGCGTGGGGTGCTACGCCATGTGCGGCGTGCGGCTGAAGCTCGATCGAGAATCGCGCGAGATACTGGCACAGGGCGGCAACCCGTACAACCCGTGCAACGCCTATCCGGTGTTGCCGTTCGACGAGCCGCTCACGGAGGCGTACCGCACGATGACGCAGTCGCCTTCGAAGCAGACCGGGGCGGCCACGTGCTGCGGCCGTTCGCTCGGCGCGCTCGACGTGTACTTGAACGCGCACCGCATCACCATGCCGCTCAAGCGCGCGGGCAAGCGCGGCGAGGGCAAATGGCAGCCCATCGGTTGGGATCAGCTCATCGAAGAGGTGGTCGAAGGGGGCAAGCTGTTCAAGGACATCGGCGAGGACCGCGAGATCGAAGGGTTCCGCGCCGTGCGCGACTTCGACACGCCGCTTGTGCCCGACGCCCCCGAGTTCGGCTCGAAGGCGAACGGCCTCATCTACTGCGGCGGGCGCACCGACGGCCGCGGCCAGACGTCCACGCGCTTCATCAGCATGTACGGCAGCTCCAACAAGTACTCCCACCATTCGTCGTGCTACGGCGCGAAGGGCGTCTACCCCTACCAGTCGGGCGACGGCGACGACCTCGGCATCGACGCCGAGTTCAACGAGTACGCTATCTGGATGGGCACCTTCCCCGGGGCCAACGGCGGCAGCGTGATGAGCGACCTCAAACGGGTTGCGTCCACCATCGAGAACAAGCAGGCGACAATCGTCGTGTTCGATCCGAACCTCGGAAACGGCGTGGTGACCCCGGCGCAGGACAACGCCGTGTGGTATCCCATCAAGCCGGCCACGAACTCGGCGTTGACCATGGGCATGATCCGCTGGATCATCGACAACAAGAAGTACAACGAGGACTTCATGTGCGCACCGAACCTGCCCCAGGCCGTCAAGCTGGGTTTCAACGCGTGCACGAACGCCACGCACCTCGTCATCGTGGACGAGGCCCATCCGAACTACCGCCGCATGATGCATCCCGAAGATGCGGGCCTCGAGCCCTCCGAGAAGGAAAACGCTTTCGAGGACCAGTACGTGTGCATCGACGCCGCCACGAAGCAGCCCGCCGTCAGCCTCGACAGCGACAAGGGCCTCATGGAGTGGGAAGGAGAGGTCAACGGCGTGAAGGTGCGCACGGCCTACCTGTTCCTCAAGGACAGCGCGAACGAGCACACCATCGAAGAGTATTCCCAGGCGTGCGACGTGCCGGTCGAGGTCATCGAAGAGGTGGCGAGCGAGTTCGTCGCTCACGGCACGAAGTCGTCCGTCAACGGCGCCGGCGGCGTCACGTCGGCGAACGGCACGGACGCGACCAGCTGCTTCTCCACGCTGGCGGGCCTCACGGGCGCCCTTTGCATGAAGGGCAGCCTCATCGCCACGTTCGTGGGCGTGGTGGGGCCCGGAAATGGCGACCGCTACCTGTTGAGCAAGGCCGAGGGCATGCCCACCGACAAGCCCGACGCGCGCGTCGACCGCACCGGGTTCGCGTGGGAGGATACGAGCGAGTACAAGCGCCGCGTCGCCGCCGGCGAACAGGACCCCAAGCCCTTGCTGCCGTGGTATCCGGGAGGCGTGGGCACGTCCGACAACCAGATGGTGCTGTCGCTGGCCAACGGCTACCCGCATAAGGCGAAGATCCTGCTCACGTGGCAGTGCAACCCCATTAAAGCAACGCCGGGCGCCATGCGCGACGAGGTGATGGCGGCGTTCAAGGATCCCGACATCATCCCGCTGGCCATATGCTCGGACGTGGTCGAAGGCACGTTCGCCCACATGGCCGACTACATCGTGCCGGACACCATGTACCGCGAGCACTTCGGCATCTCCCAGCATGCCGCATGGTGGGGCCACAAGGGCAACTTCCTGCAGTGGCCGATGGTGGAGCCGAGGTCCATGAAGCTCGACGACGGTCGCCACGCCAGCTTCGATGCGTTCCTCTGCGACGTCGGGCGCAAGCTGGGGCTGCCAGGCTACGGCGACGAGGGGCTGCTGTCGGCGACGGGCGAGAAGCTCCCGTTCAACGATGCCTGCGACTACTACGTCAAGGCGCTGGCGAACGTGGCGTACGAGGACGGCGTGATCGACGACCTCTCTCAGGAGGAAATCGAGATGCAGGCGCTCGACACCCTGCCGGACGCGTGGAAGAAGGCCGTCACGGCCGAGGAGTGGCCGAAGGTGCAGCGCCTGCTCAGCCGCGGGTGCCGCACGTGGCCCGAGGCCGACACGTTCGACGACGAGGGCCGGCAGACGTATGCGGGCGCGTACATGGTGAACTTCTACTCCGAAGAGCGCGGCTCGGTGAAGAACCACTACACCGGGAAGCACTACGAGGGGGCGCTCGGCTGGCATGCCGAAGTGTTCAGCGACGGCACGCCCATCGAGGACGTGTACTCCCGCGAGGAGTATCCCTTCGCCGCGGCCAGCCACAAGCCGTACTTCCGCTGCGTCACCATGTTGTCCGACAGCGCGCTTTTGCGCGAGCTGTCGCCGCACAACTATCTGGAAATCAACATCGAAGACGCGCGCGAGCTGGGTATCCAGGACGGCGACACCGTGCAGGCCGTCAACCCCTCGGGGGATGTGATGGAGGGCATCGCCATGGTGCGCGGCGGCACGGCGCGGGGGACCATCGGCATTTCGTTCGGCTACACGCAGGACGCGTACGGCTCCACTGATCTGACGATAGGCGACGAGACGATCCCTGGCAATCCTGACATCGACGCCGGCGTCCAGCTCTGCCAGATGCTCGATCCGCAGGTGGGCGAAGGCGGCATCTTCGCCTTCTCGGACCCCGAGGCGTCCACGCCGGGCCGCAACGGCGGCATGTTCAAATTGGTGGTTCCGACGGCCTGA
- a CDS encoding 4Fe-4S dicluster domain-containing protein has protein sequence MQRAETKSGKRPFMLIDVSLCIGCHACVNACKFENGLAVKQFNTWIETWDAGEYPQVVRANVPHLCNHCDNAPCLAVCPTGATYRNDDGLILVDQNRCIGCKYCMAACPFAVRWQNDAGEVEKCTFCVNRTSQGLLPACAGNCPTHARLFGDLNDPNSEVARKVAKVQVEGMLPELGIETNTCYVGLAETNALPKSSSVLHGGRVAVKLEDMERGE, from the coding sequence ATGCAACGAGCTGAGACGAAATCGGGCAAGCGGCCCTTCATGTTGATCGACGTGTCTCTGTGCATCGGATGCCACGCATGCGTGAACGCATGCAAGTTCGAGAACGGGTTGGCCGTCAAGCAGTTCAACACATGGATCGAAACGTGGGATGCGGGCGAGTACCCGCAGGTTGTGCGCGCGAACGTGCCGCACCTGTGCAACCACTGCGACAATGCGCCGTGCCTGGCCGTATGCCCCACGGGGGCAACGTACCGCAACGACGACGGACTGATCCTCGTGGACCAGAACCGCTGCATCGGCTGCAAGTACTGCATGGCCGCCTGCCCCTTCGCCGTGCGGTGGCAAAACGATGCGGGCGAGGTGGAGAAATGCACGTTCTGCGTGAATCGCACGTCGCAGGGGCTGCTACCGGCATGCGCCGGCAACTGCCCCACCCATGCCCGCCTGTTCGGCGACCTGAACGATCCGAACAGCGAAGTTGCTCGGAAAGTGGCGAAGGTGCAGGTTGAGGGCATGCTGCCCGAGCTCGGCATCGAGACCAACACGTGCTACGTCGGCCTCGCCGAGACGAACGCGTTGCCGAAGTCGTCGTCGGTGCTGCACGGAGGCCGCGTCGCGGTGAAACTCGAAGACATGGAGAGGGGTGAGTAG
- the nrfD gene encoding NrfD/PsrC family molybdoenzyme membrane anchor subunit, giving the protein MAVWDGVVACDLFLAGLGAGAFLLSILAGWAPGGSKKIRLIGSIVGPVAVAAGALTLMIDARAGLGDPVRFFYLVTNLGSPMTWGVICLSLFLAVSVISLVVQLCKKDVPRALDVLGIVCAAGVATYTGVLLGYSASYPLWNLAVLPFLFVCSAALTGFAFVSAVAYFAARDELEGIAFLPKVEAALPALVGLFLIVLLAVTAITGGEAGSVAATATVQGMLAGSNALVFWLGAVACGVAVPLVAGIVRLRSADHRATTLALVGYVAACVGGFALRYVIVVAAVGMSMGAGF; this is encoded by the coding sequence ATGGCGGTGTGGGATGGCGTTGTCGCATGCGATCTGTTCCTGGCAGGATTGGGCGCGGGTGCGTTCCTGCTCTCCATTCTGGCAGGCTGGGCGCCGGGCGGCTCGAAGAAGATCAGGCTCATCGGCTCCATCGTGGGCCCGGTCGCGGTTGCCGCTGGGGCGCTCACGCTCATGATCGACGCGAGGGCCGGCCTGGGCGATCCCGTGCGGTTCTTCTACCTCGTCACGAACCTGGGCTCGCCCATGACCTGGGGCGTGATCTGCCTCAGCCTCTTTTTGGCGGTCAGCGTGATCAGCCTGGTCGTCCAGCTGTGTAAGAAGGACGTGCCGCGCGCGCTCGACGTGCTGGGCATCGTGTGCGCCGCCGGCGTGGCCACGTACACGGGCGTCCTGCTGGGCTACTCGGCATCGTATCCGCTGTGGAATCTCGCGGTGCTGCCGTTTCTGTTCGTGTGCTCGGCGGCGCTCACGGGCTTCGCGTTCGTCTCGGCCGTCGCGTACTTCGCCGCTCGCGACGAGCTTGAAGGGATCGCTTTTCTGCCGAAGGTCGAAGCGGCGTTGCCGGCGCTGGTCGGGCTGTTCCTGATCGTGCTGCTGGCGGTGACGGCCATCACGGGCGGCGAGGCGGGTTCCGTGGCTGCGACGGCCACCGTTCAGGGAATGCTGGCGGGATCGAATGCGCTCGTGTTCTGGCTGGGCGCCGTGGCGTGCGGGGTGGCGGTTCCGCTGGTGGCCGGCATCGTGCGCCTGCGCTCGGCCGATCACCGCGCGACGACGCTCGCCCTCGTGGGCTACGTTGCCGCCTGCGTCGGCGGGTTCGCGCTGCGCTACGTCATCGTCGTAGCCGCGGTGGGTATGAGCATGGGCGCCGGGTTCTAG
- a CDS encoding TorD/DmsD family molecular chaperone, protein MENDRADAAAIYALFASVLVTVPDEDVRNRMAKLLEAAGHVASGAVDDDADVEQSFYDRLVVAVSPRYLPAIESCMLDAREGEDGRLEPGHLDGPRMTEVLACYRAYGFDHRALRGFPPLVNGLRPDHLSVELAFMAHVRRLEAMGGEKGRAAGRFADEFLRRHLASWVPALCVFARQHGERDVYVRLIEAARSWIELDASAAA, encoded by the coding sequence ATGGAAAACGATCGTGCCGATGCGGCCGCCATCTACGCGCTGTTCGCGTCGGTGCTGGTCACGGTGCCGGACGAGGACGTGCGCAATCGCATGGCGAAGCTGCTCGAGGCCGCGGGCCACGTAGCGTCCGGGGCGGTCGACGACGATGCCGATGTGGAACAGAGCTTCTACGATCGCCTGGTCGTCGCCGTGTCGCCGCGCTACCTTCCTGCGATCGAGAGCTGCATGCTCGACGCTCGGGAAGGCGAGGACGGTCGCCTCGAGCCCGGTCATCTCGATGGCCCCCGCATGACCGAGGTGCTCGCCTGCTACCGGGCGTACGGGTTCGATCATCGCGCGTTGCGCGGGTTCCCGCCGCTCGTGAACGGCCTGCGCCCCGATCATCTTTCGGTCGAGCTGGCGTTCATGGCGCACGTGCGGCGTTTGGAGGCGATGGGGGGCGAGAAGGGACGCGCGGCGGGCCGCTTCGCCGACGAGTTCCTCAGGCGGCACCTGGCGAGCTGGGTGCCCGCGCTGTGCGTTTTCGCGCGTCAGCACGGAGAACGCGACGTCTACGTTCGCCTGATCGAAGCAGCGAGAAGCTGGATCGAGCTCGACGCGAGCGCGGCCGCCTAA